ATAAGGATAGGCAACAGCTAAAGCAAGTTCGGTAGCAGCCATGGCATCAAAAGCATTTCCTCCCTTTTCTAAAATAGCTACACCAATTTTAGAAGCTTCTTCACGGGCAGATACAACCATTGCTTTTTCAACAATTAATCCTTTAACTTCTTTTTTACATGAAATAGTAAAAAGAGTAAATAAAAATAAGATGGTTAGTTTTTTCATATACTTATAACAATGCGATTTTTTCTTTACAAAAGTTTTGTAATTCTATAAAAAATGTGGTGAAATCTTGTTCAAATTGGCCATAATGATTTAACAGATCTTCAGTGGCAAGATTCATCTGAGATTTTCCTTCTGTGCGACGATTCATTCCGTTTAATACTTCTTGAATTCCTTTAGCAAACTGGTAGTTGTATAGCCAATTATATTGAATCATATAAGGAAGCATTTCTTGAGTTCTTTCAGGAAGAATATGGTTGTGTTCTTGGAGTAAGTTGTATACTGAGTTTACAAATACTCCTAAAGGAATTTGAGAATAATTTTTCCAGTTTTTAGCTAGGAAGTGATCGTAAAAAATATCAATAATAACTCCGTCGTAATGTCGGTAACGTTCATGAAGTCTACGCTTGCTTTTTCTAACTATAGGATGCGCATCTGTAAAAGTATCAATACTACGATGTAGTAAGATGCCTTTTTGTATATTTTCAGAAAAATGGGAAAACTGATTTCCTTTTACATGATCAGCAATAAAATTACCAATCATTAACTCTTTATTATCACCCGAAAGGTATAAGTGCGCCAAAAAATTCATTTGATAAATGTAAACAAAAAACCACAACTAAAAAGTTGTGGTTTAAAATAGATGTTAACATCTCTAATTTTTTGAAGGAGTATGTTTTAAAATTTCTAATAAATACTTCCAGAATTTTTGTGTTGATGAGATTTGAGCGCGTTCATCTGGAGAGTGTGCTCCTCGAATGTTTGGACCAAAAGAAATCATATCCATTTTAGGATAGTTAGTTCCTAAAATACCACATTCTAATCCGGCATGACAAGCAGCTACGTGTGGTTGCTCTCCGTTGTTCATTTGAATATATAAGTCTCTTAATACTTTTAAGATTTCTGAATTTACATTTGGTAGCCATCCAGGATACGATCCAGAGAACTCTACGTTGAAACCAGCTAATTCAAAAGCAGCACGTAATGAATTGGCTAAATCCCATTTGTTAGTTTCTGAAGAAGAACGTGTTAAACATCCTACTTTAATGGCTCCGTCTTTAACAATTACACGGGCAATATTGTTTGAAGTTTCTACTAAGTCTTCAATATCTGGACTCATACGGTATACTCCATTTAAAGCAGTATATATTGCTTTGATTAATCCTTCTTGTACACCTAAATCCATAATAGAAGCTGGAGATGCAACTTCTTTAATTTCTATAGTTAAGTTTTCTTCTAAAGAAGCAAACTCCTCTTTAATTGTATTGATAAGCTCATTGATTTCAAATAAGAAAGGTTCTTTAGAAACAGTGTCAATTACAATGGTAGCAAAACTTTCACGAGGAATAGCGTTACGTAAACTACCACCATTAATTTCAGCAATACGTAATCCGTAATTTGTAAACCCGTCAAATAACAAACGGTTCATGATTTTATTTGCATTTCCTAAACCTTTATGAATATCCATTCCTGAATGTCCACCATTTAAACCTGTAACAGAAATTTCAAAAGCGGTGGTGTTTTCAGAAGTTACTTCTTCTTGGTAGGTTCTTGTTGCAGTAATATCAACCCCTCCGGCACAACCAATTCCTATTTCATCATCTTCTTCTGTGTCTAAGTTTAATAAGATTTCACCAGTTAACAAGCCTCCTTCTAATCCCATTGCACCAGTCATACCGGTCTCTTCATCAATTGTAAAAAGAGCTTCAATTGCTGGGTGTGCAATATCTGTAGAAGATAATACAGCCATAATAGAAGCTACTCCCAAACCATTGTCGGCTCCTAAAGTAGTTCCTTGAGCTTTTACCCAATCACCATCTACAAACATTTTGATTCCTTCTGTATCAAAGTCAAATTCTGTATCAGCATTTTTCTGACAAACCATATCTAGATGGCTTTGCATTACTACAGTTTTTCGATCTTCCATTCCAGAAGTTGCAGGTTTACGAATGATTACGTTTCCTACCTTGTCTACTTGAGTTTCTAGGTCTAAACTTTTACCAAAGTCAACCATAAATTGAATGACTCTTTCTTCTTTTTTAGATGGACGTGGAACTGAATTTAAATCAGCAAAGTGATTCCAAACAGCCTTAGGTTCTAAGTTTCTTATTTCTGAACTCATTGTGAATTGTTTGTTTAATTTTTGTAGGTTCAAAGGTACGTTTTTAGACTTTTAAGACAAAAGATAAAAGCAGAAAGAGTGTATGTCTTTTTTCTTGCTTTGAAGCTTCTTATTGTTGTAATTTTGCAACATGGATTTCTCTTCAAAACTTTTAGAAAATGCAGTAAATGAAGTAAGTCGATTGCCTGGAATTGGTAAGCGAACTGCTTTACGTTTGGTACTGCATTTATTAAAGCAACCATCTGAAAATACAAAGTATTTAACAGAGGCTTTGTCAACTTTGCGCAATGAAGTAAAATCATGTAAAAAATGTCATAATATTTCAGATACTATTTTGTGTGAAATATGTGCTAACCCGAACAGACATACAGAGGTAATTTGTGTAGTTGAGGATATCCGCGATGTAATGGCTATTGAAAACACAGCGCAGTTTAAAGGTTTGTATCACGTATTAGGGGGGAAGATTTCTCCTATGGAAGGAATTGGTCCGCAGAACTTACAAATAGAAAGTTTGGTAGAAAAAGTACGTAATGGAGAAGTAAAAGAATTGATTTTTGCGTTGAGTTCTACGATGGAGGGAGATACAACCAATTTTTATATTTATAAACAAATTGAAAAATACAATATTACAACATCGACTATTGCAAGAGGAATCTCTGTGGGAGATGAGTTGGAATATGCAGATGAAGTTACTTTAGGACGAAGTATTGTAAATAGAATCCCATTCGAAAATAGTTTGAAGTCTTAAGTTTGGTTAAAATAAAAGGAGTGTAAAAAACACTCCCTAATTTATACAATTTTGCCAATCATTCCCCAACATGAATGATTTGTTCAAGTGGACGTTCAAGAATGTATATCCTTACAAATATTATTAATAGTTAAGGTTGTATTTCATATTATGAACTTAATTATTTTAAACGTTTTCTTTAAATTTTATAAATGACCTAGAATGATTTATCAATAAACTCATTTACGCTAGAAGGTAATAGTTTTTTATGACCGTTTAATTGTTCTATAATTTGAACATCCTTATCAAAGTATCTTTTTTGGATAAAAATAGCAGGTTTTCGTAAGTCCGTTCGATACTCTATTAATGAATAGATTTTCTGATTAGCGTTGTAGTAAACGATAATTCGAGCCTCTGAAAAACCAAGTTTAGGATAAAAATAGGTAATGGTTTGAAGTTTATTTCCCTTTAAATCTTTTTCAACTTGATGAGAATATTTGGACGCACAGGAAATAATGCATGTAGTTTTGTTGGAATCTATTAAACTATCTACTTTCTTTTTATAATGATTAGAATGTTGTTTAACCATTAAACTATCAACTATACCTTTGCTATTTTCATTGTGTGTTATTTTTTGTTGACAGGATAACGCTATTAAAAATATTACTATATAAAATACATTATGCTTCATAACTGTTTAATAACTTTAAGTAGTAACTAGTTAAAAATAAAGGGGGTAAGTGTTTTTATTAAGAAAGGAAACTTCCATAAATATGGATGAATACAAAACTAAAATATAAACTATCCCGAAATCATTGGCCAAATTACTTCAACAACTAGTTTGTAAATTATAACTCCAAGTAAACCTCCAATAAATAAGCTTTTTGTGTTTTTTTGTGGTTGTTCTTTTTTCATAATGCATTGATGGATTTTAGTTGATAGCACTTAATATTTATACAGAGTAATTTGTGCTATTGGTGCTAATGTAATAATTTACTTTTAGGTTTGAAGATTTAGAGAGGTATTTCTTTTATGAATTGAATGTATTGGTTTCACTACATAGAATTGATGATTCACAACAGTTACTTAAAAGTAGTGAATTATCCACGGTACATTTGGAGTAATTATACTAATTATTAACCAAATAAAATTTAAAAAAAATGAGTGTACCAACTTACGGATCATTACAGAACCAAATGAACAAAGAGTATCGTTGTAATCATGCAGCTCAACTAAAAAAAAGTTATGAATCTCCAGAATGTTTAATGAATTTTGTTGAGCAAAGCAATGGTTCATATGGTATAAAGAATGTCAAGAACAACGAATATTTTGATAGTAGCATAACAACAATGACTAAGAAAGTTAGCGGGGCAAGTGAGCAATGGCGATTATTAGCGTTGCCAGATGTTGAAAATGGATACTATGTTCAAAACGTAAAGAATAATGAGTTTATGACCAGTAGTGCAAGTCAATTAAGCTCTAAAGCAGGAAGTAAAGAAATTTGGATTATTGAAGAAAGACAATCTTAATTTTCTAATAAAAAAAGAGGGGAGAAGTACTCCTCTTTTTTGTTATGATTAATAATCTTAAATTTTTTGATTAGTTTTAGGGTTATTAACGAAAGCTAGGCATGGCGATCAATTCAAAGTCAAATGAAAGTTACACCAGAAAAGAACGAAAAAGTAGCACAAATGATATTTTCATCTATTTATCCATTGTATTTGAATAGATTAGAAAAAAATGGAAGAACAAAAGAAGAGCTGGACCAAGTACTTGAATGGTTTACAGGTTTTGATAAAGATACGTTACAAGGACTTATCGATGAGCAGGTGACATTTGGGACATTTTTTAAGCGAGCAAACATACATGCAAATGCCCACTTGATTAAAGGTGTTGTTTGTGGGTATAGAATTGAAGAGATAGCCGATGAATTTGAGGTGTATAAGCAATGTAGGCAAATGGAAAAGCTTATAGATGAATTGGCAAGAGGACGTAAAATGGAAAAAATTTTACGTCAAGAAAAGAAATAATTCAAGAGGAATAAAAATAAAAAAAGTACAGTTTAATCTAATCTTAGTTATAAATTAGAAAGATTGTAAACTAAAAGAGATCCCCTTTAATAGTAAAGGGGAAAGAAAGTTTTGTAATCTATATTTTAGGGCTAGCGCTCAAGTTCTGTGAAAAAGCCATCTGCTTGTGCTTCAAAGTCAAGTTTCAGTTTTGTATTAGACAAAATAATAATATCTCCTTTTCTAATATTGTTAATATACAAGGCTTTTTTATCTCCATTTTGTTGTATAGTGTATTTATAAGTGCCAGTAGTAGGTTCAATAGCTGTGTTTATATTGTTTTCAATAAATACAGTATTCTTTTTGGTGTTAAAAGTCCACACAACATCTCCTGCGTTAAAGTTGGAGTTTGCCGCAAACCCGCCGTAGATTTTTTTAAGATTCCATGTTCCACTGATGTTTTTAGCCTCTGCAAATTCATCATTGTTACTACAACTTAAAAATAAAATAGTACTCGAAATAAGAAGTAAACTGAGTATTCTAATTTTCATAGTTAAATATTTAATAGTTCATTAGGGTAGATGAAAAAAATTGAATAAGGTTGCGTGGATTTCAAGATAATTGCTTGTTGGTATATGTTTATGTATTTCAGTTGAATAAAAATTGAGTTTTATTTTTAACATCTTGCATTAAAAAAGCACAGGTATAAAACTGTGCTTTTTTGTGAAAGTGTTCTATTTTAAAGAATAAGTTAAGCTGTGGCAGGTATTACCATAAACGGAATTGTTAATTGGTGTCCTAAGTTTGCAATTACAGGTTCTCTAAATAATTTTTCAAAAAAACCATGCTTATATTTTATCATTGTTAAAATATCAACTTCCTCATTTTTGATAAAATTGATAATTTCATCTGTTTTGTTAGTGTATTGAGGAATTTCAACATAAGCATGATCCATATCTTTTAAATGTCCTTTTAATGCTTCTAGATTTTCCTTTTGACTTTCATTTAAATTAGGAGCTGTTTGAATATGAAGAACATGAATGTTAGATTTGTGTAAGTTGGCTAAATCTTTAATTTCGTTTAACTCAGAACTATTGTATAGACGTTTAAGTCCACTAGAAAAACCAATATTTTTTGGTGTAGTATACTTCAAGTCATTTGGGATTGCCAACACCGGACATTTAGAAAGTTTACTAATAATTTCTACGGTGTTACTTCCTAAGAATATCTCTTTTGCTCCAGTTGCTCCTTTGGTTCCCATTACAACTAAGTCTATTTGATGATTTTCTACGGCAATACTAACGGCTTGCTCAATATCATGGGTGCTTGTAGATGATTTAAAGCTATGTTTAGGGTTAGGATGTGTTTTTTCAATACGTTCTTGTAAATGTTTTAAATCTTTTAGAGCATTTTCTTGCATAACACGTGATAGCTTGTTAGAAAAAGAAGAAATTCTAGAAGATGTAACAGGTGCCGAATGAAGTAGATGAAAAGTGCAGGTTTCATTGGTAAAAAGATTCAGAATATATTTGGTAGCTGCCCAAGCATTTTCTGAAAAATCGGTGGGAATGAGTATATGTTTCATAATGGTTGCTTTTATGGTTTATAAATGAGACATCATTATTTGCTTACGTTTGCTGAGTTGCTTTTCTAAATCATTGACTGTATGTTTTACAGCAACTTGATAATTTTCTTCATTAGAAGAAGCAAATATTTGAGGTCCAGATTGACTTAAAATTATTTCACAAATTTTACCTTTTGCTGTAGGGGTATTTTCGTATTTGATAAAAACCTGTGCTTTTATAAGCCAATCGTACTTTTTGTAAAGTTTATGTAGCTTTTTCTCGATATAGTCTTGTAGGTTTTCACTTACAGGCATTTTTACAAATTCAATATGTACTTCCATGGTAATTTATTTTTAAATAGATACTCAAATTTACATGGAAGAAATAGGTAGAGGAATGATATATATCATGTTATATCATATATGATAAAGGTATATTTGTTAGAATTGTGTTGAATTGATGTAAAAAGATGGTCAAATCTATTTATATAATCAGTTATATGATGATGTTTTACATGAAAAAGGTTAGTTAATCCTGATTTTAGCTTTTTGTCGAATACTGAAAATTATTCCAACCAATAGCCCAACAAGTCCACCGAGATAACTGAAATTATGAATACAACCTACTAAAACAAATTGTTTGTGATGAATAAGGTTGTTAGGTAAATACCAATTAGTGGAAGTTTCTAAAAGAAAAAGTTTACCGTATAAAAAACCTAGAAAACTGGTAAGTAAAGAGATTCCTAAGGTTAAAAACAGTGCTTTCATTGTAATATAAAACATCCTTTTGTGATTGGAGTGAATCAATCCAGTTATACTAAGAAAAATGCCTATGATAAGGCCCACCCACCAGGTTGCTAATATACCTACAATGGTTACACCGATTCTGGGATTATTCATTATAATTTCTGGTGATTGAATAGTGTTAATGTTTTGCCCCAACCCCCAGTCTTCAAAACCAAATTGTATAAATTTAAACTTGGTATAATATTCTTTGGATATACTATAAGTTATATGGTCGTGAAGTACTCCGTACATACTTCCTAAAATAGTTGCAATGATGATAACTAAGCATAAAATAAAAGCTTTCTTCATATTTTAAGAAATAAACTATGGATTAATCATGAAAAAAGCGAAGGTTAAAACTTCGCTTTTTTCAATGTTTACTTTCTTTTAAAAGTAGTCGTTTCTGTGATGTTGTCTATAACGGTTTCACTTTTAAAAGTATTTGATTTATCGCTAAAAATGATGGTATAGACTTCTTTTATACCGGTACTTTTTTCAGTGAGTTCATAGGTGTCTGTTCCTTTTTTTACCCAAGTGGCATTAAAGGTGTTTTCTATAATACACTCGTTAGAATTGTCTTGGTTTCCGTAGTTAATAGCAGTAAAATTTCCGTTTTCAGAAACTGTAATAGTTGATTTATTGTTACAGGCATCTACTTCTTTACCGTTTTCAGAAAAGAAATACCAAGTTCCAACAAATGGGTCTAAAGTTTCAGTATTGTCTGAACAGGCGAATAATGAGATAGCAATTAATGCTAAACAGAGCAATTTTCTCATAATTTTAAGTTTATTGTTTTCTCTTGTAAACAGTAGTTTCAGTAACTTGGTCAATTACTTCTGTAAAAGTAAAAGTATTTCCATTATCACTGAAAGTTACTTTGTTAACGCGTTCTTCGGTACTTCCTTCATTTGTTAATCCGTAGTTACCATTCCCCTTGTTTGCCCAGTTTCCATTTGCAGTATTGTCAAGAATACATTGTTTGTCAACCATTTCATATCCAGTAAAGGTGTATTTTCCATTTTCAAGAATAATTACGGTAGATTTTTTTTTACACTCGTCAACTTCTACACCATTATCAGAAAAGTAATACCAATTTCCAACAAAGGGGTCTAAAGAATCATCAGAATCTGTACAAGCAAAAAAGCTCATAGCAACAAATGCTACTGATAGTAGTTTTTTCATAGCTTAATTTTTTATTGTTAATAATTTGAATGCGAATATATTTATTTTTTTTCATCATCCAAGAGTTCTTCTTCAAACTTATCCCAGCTTTTTTTAGCACGTATTTTTTTGTAAAATCGAACAGCTAGCATTAGCAAAATAGAGACTAATAAAATACCAACAACACCCCAAATCCAATTAATGGTGTCTTTTAGTACAACCAAAAAGACAATTGAAAAAAGTAGAATAGTTGCTACTTCATTCCATAAACGTAATTTAAAAGAGGTATACTTAATCTCGTTGCGCTGTAATTGATTGTATATTACTTGACAAAATCCATGGTATACATATAATACTAGTACAAAAGAAAGTTTAACTAACATCCAGCCTTCTTCTAAATACACTGGATGTTTATATAGCATCCAAAAGGCAAAAAAACTTGCCAATATTGCAGAAGGCCAAGTAATTATATACCACAAACGTTTTTGCATTAATTGATACTGAGTTTGTAAGATTTCTTTTGCTGGTTGCTCTTTTTTATCGGCTTCTACATGATATATAAATAAACGAACCATATAAAATAGCCCTGCAAACCATGTAACTACAAAAATGATGTGTAATGCTTTTACGTATAAGAAATCCATTTCAGTTTTTTTTCTAATTATTTTATCAATCGATTTGTTTGAGATGTTTAATTATTATCAAACTCGTTAATCCATTTAGCTAAGACGTCTACCCATTCATCATTATCATTAATACAAGGTACGGTATAGAATTCATCACCACCCGCTTCTAAAAATTCATGTTTACCTTCCATGGCAATTTCCTCTAGAGTTTCTAAACAATCAGAAACGAATGCAGGAGTTACGATAGCCAGTTTTTTGATACCATCCTTTTCTGCCTTGTTAACAATGGTTCTGTCTGTATAAGGTTGTAACCAAGGATCTACACCTAAACGCGATTGGAAAGAGGTAGATACTTTGTTTTCATCTAAACCTAATTCAGCCATAACATTCTTAGTAGTTTGATAACACTGATGTCTATAACAAAATTTATGAGCGTCTGAAGGGGTATTGCAACAAGCTAAATTACCAGCTTCTGGGTTACAATGAGACTTGGTAATATCTGATTTTCGAATATGTCTCTCAGGTACTCCGTGATACGAGAATAATAGATGGTCGTAGTCTTTATCTTTCAAGTAATCTTTAATACTATTCGATAATGCTTTGATATATTCTGGTTGGTTGTAAAAAGCAGGAACATCGGTTATTTTCATATCTGAAAAATGCTTTTTACGCAATTCTTCTGCTAATACTAAGATAGTTTCCGTAGTTGCCATAGCAAATTGCGGGTATAATGGCACTAGTAAAACATCTTTAACGCCTTTATCATATAATTCCTGCAACCCGCTTTGTAAAGAAGGGTTTCCGTAACGCATGGCTAAGGCAACAGGTAATTCTGTTTTAGCTTGCACCTTGTTTTGTAGTCTTTCAGAAAGCACAATTAAAGGAGAACCTTCTTTCCACCAAATTTTTTGATAAGCTTCAGCAGATTTTTTAGGTCGTGTATTTAAAATAATTCCTCTAACAATAAAAGCTCTTAACCAATATGGAACGTCGATAACACGCTCATCCATTAAAAACTGATCTAAGTACTTTTTTACATCTTTCGGATCTGTACTGTCTGGAGATCCTAAGTTTACTAATAAAACTCCTTTCATATTTCTAGTTTTGTTAATACGTATAACATAAACACATGTTTACGTTACATCGTTTGTAACAATAGTTTTGTTTCTCAATTGATTGGTTACTTCGTATAATGCAATAGATAAACTATGAATAACATTCATACTTGAGTTTCTACCATACATAGGTATAGCTACAGTGGCATCTACAACATCTATATTTTCAATTCCATGGCGTTCGCTTCCCAAAAGTAACACGATTTTTGAATGATTTTCAAAATTAAAATCTTGAATATTGATACTACTATCGGTAATTTCTATACCAATAATAGTGTTTCCTTCTTCTTTTAACTGTTTGATAAGCGTCTCAAAATTGTCATAACTATCATGTGCAATTTGTTGAATGGTATTGCGAGCAGTTTTCTTTACAATTCTATTCGTAATGTTTGGAGAATTTTCGTGTAAATATATTTTTTGAACGCCAAAACTTTCAGCAATACGAAAACACATTCCTATGTTTTCAGGTGTACGAATGGCATCACAAACAATAGTGATAGGAAAAGTTGTTTGGGTATTTTCTATTTCGTCGTGGGTTAATTGCTTCATCTAATTACTTTGTAATGATATGACGTATTGTTTTGGAGTAGTTCCGAACTTCTTTTTAAAAGCAGCAATAAAATGACTTGATGTGCTATAGCCAACTTGAAGTCCAACTTCATTTACATTTAATTGATTACTTTCAAGCAGTTTTCTAGCATGTTCCATCTTATAGTCAAATAAAAAGCTATATACAGTATCTCCGTAAATTTGTTTAAACCCCTCTTTTAACTTCTTTAAGTTTAAACCAACTTCATTTGCAAGCTCCTGTAGTGTTGGAGGCTCAGTCATTTGTGCTATGATAATGTCTTTCGCTTTTCTAATTTTTAAAACATCTCGTTCATCAACTAAAAAAGGACAATATTCGCCTTCATACATTTCATCTTTTTGAAAATACAGACTTAACAACTCGTAAATTTTACCTTTAACGTATAGGTTCTTTAATGAGCTATTAATATTAGCATTAATTAACTGTTGAAGTACTACTAACTCTGTTGGTTTAATAGTGGCATCTTCATAATATTTTCTATTGCGATTGTCTTCACTTAAAAAAGGGATAAAGGCAGCTTCATTAGAAAATAGTGAATGAAATTTTTTAATAGATATCACTAAAGATACTATTTGAGTTTTGGGTTGTAATTCTAAATTTATTGGTAGTTTTTGTTGAGGGTTGTACAATAAAATAGAATGTTTGTCTAATACGTCAAAAGTGTAGTTTCCGTTGTTAAAAAGGAAGGATGATTTACCTTTTATACAGAAATGTAATTGTATAAAAGTGTTGTCAATGTCTCGTTCAAAACGTTGAATTTCACCACTTTCGTTTTGAAAATACAAAACGCGAAAACCATTTTCTAGGTCAATTTCTTCAAAAGTACTTCTAGCGATGTTTTTTGACATAGATCAAAAAAAGTTTTTAATTCATTTTATTTAGAATGATTATAAATAAAATCATTCTAATTGCCTTATTTTACTGCAAATTTACACTTTTTTGTACGTTTTTTATTTAAATAACGACTAAAAAACGTGAAACGACATTAAAAGTACTTTTAGCGATACTTTTTTTTGAGTAATCTTTATATTTTTGACCGTTTTTAGGAAGTAGATTGAATGCAAACAGAAAATAAATCAACGAATTTTTACAATATAGGTGTTAGTTATGTAAAAGCAGATGCGCATACACGCGGAAAGTTTTCACTATCTAAAGAGAATCAATTAAACTTATTAGAAGAAGCTAAAGCTATAGGTTTAGGTGAAATATTTGTTTTATCTACCTGTAACAGAACTGAAATAACTGGTTTTGCTGAGCACCCTTTTCAAATCATCGGTTTGTTGTGTAAACATTCGAATGGTTCGGTAGAAGAATTCGCAAAAGTATCTTATGTAAACAAAAATCAAGAGGCTATTCAACACTTGTTTAGAATGGGAACTGGTTTAGATAGTCAGATTTTAGGTGACTATGAAATTGTAGGTCAGTTACGTCAGGCATTCAAACAAGCGAAAGAATTTGGTACTACCAATGGATATTTAGAACGTTTGCTTAATTGCGTGATGCAGGCAAGTAAACGTGTGAAAAATGAAACAAAGTTAAGCTCAGGAACAACCTCTGTTTCATATGCCGCTGTTCAATACATCATCAAAAACTTACCAGATTATAACTCAAAAAACATTTTAGTATTCGGTTTAGGAAAAATGGGTAAGCATACTTGTTTAAACCTTGCTGAGTATACTAAGAATAAATCAGTATGTTTAATTAATAGGACCGAAGAAAAGGTTGATGCATTTGTAAAAGAAAACCCTGCGATTAGAAAAGCTAAGTACGAGAACTTAAATAAAGAGATAGCCAATGCTGATGTACTAATTGTATCGACAGGAGCAGATGTACCTACAGTTGCAAAAGAACATATTTTAACCAATAAAGAGTTGTTGGTGTTAGATTTATCGATGCCAGCTAACGTATCTCATGATGTAAAGGAATTAGCCAATGTTACTTTGGTTAATGTAGATGAACTTTCAAAGATTACAGACGAGACTTTGGCAGTACGCCAACAAGAAATTCCTGTTGCTGAAGGAATTATTGAAGAACACAAAGCAGAATTCAATGAATGGTTAAACCATAGACGATTTGTACCAGCTATTAATGCATTGAAACAATCGTTACTAACTATTCAAAAAGACGAAATAAACTTTCACAAGAAGAAAATTGAAAATTTTGATGAGATGCAAGCAGAAGTTATCACATCAAGATTTATTCAAAAAATTACTACACAATTTGTTAAGCATTTAAAAGACGAAAAAACTTCAGTTTCTCAAAGTATTGAAGTTATGTCTAAAGTGTTTGGAACAACGTTACAATCTATTAATGCAAAAGATAATTAGAATAGGAACTCGTGAGAGCGAGTTGGCCTTATGGCAAGCCAATAAAGTACGTAAGGAACTTGAAGAGTTAGGCTACGCAACAGAAATCGTACCGATTAAATCTACTGGAGATATTATTTTAGATAAACCTTTATACGAATTAGGTATTACAGGAATATTTACTAAAAATTTAGACATAGCGATGTTAAATGGCGATATTGATATTGCTGTGCAC
The sequence above is a segment of the Tenacibaculum sp. 190130A14a genome. Coding sequences within it:
- a CDS encoding TrmH family RNA methyltransferase, with the protein product MKQLTHDEIENTQTTFPITIVCDAIRTPENIGMCFRIAESFGVQKIYLHENSPNITNRIVKKTARNTIQQIAHDSYDNFETLIKQLKEEGNTIIGIEITDSSINIQDFNFENHSKIVLLLGSERHGIENIDVVDATVAIPMYGRNSSMNVIHSLSIALYEVTNQLRNKTIVTNDVT
- the hemA gene encoding glutamyl-tRNA reductase; its protein translation is MQTENKSTNFYNIGVSYVKADAHTRGKFSLSKENQLNLLEEAKAIGLGEIFVLSTCNRTEITGFAEHPFQIIGLLCKHSNGSVEEFAKVSYVNKNQEAIQHLFRMGTGLDSQILGDYEIVGQLRQAFKQAKEFGTTNGYLERLLNCVMQASKRVKNETKLSSGTTSVSYAAVQYIIKNLPDYNSKNILVFGLGKMGKHTCLNLAEYTKNKSVCLINRTEEKVDAFVKENPAIRKAKYENLNKEIANADVLIVSTGADVPTVAKEHILTNKELLVLDLSMPANVSHDVKELANVTLVNVDELSKITDETLAVRQQEIPVAEGIIEEHKAEFNEWLNHRRFVPAINALKQSLLTIQKDEINFHKKKIENFDEMQAEVITSRFIQKITTQFVKHLKDEKTSVSQSIEVMSKVFGTTLQSINAKDN
- a CDS encoding AraC family transcriptional regulator, with amino-acid sequence MSKNIARSTFEEIDLENGFRVLYFQNESGEIQRFERDIDNTFIQLHFCIKGKSSFLFNNGNYTFDVLDKHSILLYNPQQKLPINLELQPKTQIVSLVISIKKFHSLFSNEAAFIPFLSEDNRNRKYYEDATIKPTELVVLQQLINANINSSLKNLYVKGKIYELLSLYFQKDEMYEGEYCPFLVDERDVLKIRKAKDIIIAQMTEPPTLQELANEVGLNLKKLKEGFKQIYGDTVYSFLFDYKMEHARKLLESNQLNVNEVGLQVGYSTSSHFIAAFKKKFGTTPKQYVISLQSN